In Acinetobacter sp. TGL-Y2, a genomic segment contains:
- a CDS encoding DUF6231 family protein — translation MAEKNVITSMLDDLSKQQPISTALCLGQNFSLDQYQTIQWTHFNVTEFLILPFTQRYDLAVVLFNTESLKALSSPQKTQILVKLRDLWAKRIVVLASVEDSQLLRSLGFTQLIEHSSADINLAFWQFNILTYKHVPDWFNSKFWANPEHWNKFRW, via the coding sequence ATGGCTGAGAAAAATGTCATCACGTCGATGCTCGACGATTTATCTAAACAACAGCCGATCTCTACTGCATTGTGTCTGGGGCAAAACTTCAGCCTAGACCAGTATCAAACGATTCAATGGACACATTTTAACGTAACTGAATTTTTAATTCTCCCTTTTACACAAAGATATGACTTAGCTGTTGTCCTCTTCAATACAGAATCACTTAAAGCATTAAGTTCACCTCAAAAAACCCAAATTTTGGTTAAGCTTCGTGACTTATGGGCAAAGCGGATTGTGGTGCTGGCTTCTGTTGAAGATTCACAGTTACTGCGTAGTCTTGGATTTACGCAATTAATTGAACATAGTTCAGCGGATATAAATTTAGCTTTTTGGCAATTTAATATTTTGACCTATAAGCATGTGCCAGATTGGTTTAATTCGAAATTTTGGGCCAATCCAGAGCACTGGAACAAATTCCGTTGGTAA